A window of the Polaribacter sp. HaHaR_3_91 genome harbors these coding sequences:
- a CDS encoding geranylgeranyl reductase family protein — MIFDVAIIGSGPAGASAAFKLAEKGISTVIIEKETLPRYKTCGGAFGLAGRKIMPFDITEVVEKECFHIDVFFDKIDKKFSIQKDEPIITMVMRADFDNFIVKKAQELGVTLLEDHKLTDITFKEDITLHTSKGEIKTKFVIAADGALGKTAKFAGWEETRLLIPALEYEVEVNDEDFKRLSKTVRLDFDAIPMGYGWCFPKKNHLSIGVGALRKVKVDFKKCYRDYLENTLKVTEIISEEMHGFQVPVSLRKDGFVRKNVFLVGDAAGFADPLSAEGITNAILSGNMAAESIIESKLNGELAEKLYNEKLEEHLLPALRSAFKLSKLFYENETMRNLLIKKYGERICEKMIQIMMGESTYPTDIMKTIKRKLKKAIFS; from the coding sequence ATGATTTTTGACGTAGCTATAATAGGTTCGGGGCCAGCAGGGGCTTCTGCAGCTTTTAAATTAGCAGAAAAAGGAATATCAACCGTTATAATAGAAAAAGAAACTTTACCAAGGTATAAAACTTGTGGAGGTGCTTTTGGTTTGGCCGGAAGAAAAATAATGCCTTTTGATATTACTGAAGTTGTAGAAAAAGAATGTTTTCATATTGATGTCTTTTTTGATAAAATTGATAAAAAGTTTTCTATTCAAAAAGATGAGCCCATCATTACTATGGTGATGCGTGCAGATTTCGATAATTTTATTGTTAAAAAAGCACAAGAATTAGGTGTTACTTTACTTGAAGATCATAAACTTACAGATATTACTTTTAAGGAAGATATCACTTTACATACTTCTAAAGGAGAGATAAAAACCAAGTTTGTAATTGCTGCTGATGGAGCGTTAGGTAAGACTGCTAAATTTGCAGGATGGGAAGAAACACGTTTATTAATACCTGCATTAGAATATGAGGTTGAGGTAAATGATGAAGATTTTAAAAGATTATCAAAAACCGTTCGTTTAGATTTTGATGCAATTCCTATGGGATATGGTTGGTGTTTTCCAAAGAAAAATCACTTATCTATTGGTGTTGGAGCTTTACGAAAAGTAAAAGTAGACTTTAAAAAGTGTTACAGAGATTATTTAGAGAATACATTAAAAGTTACGGAAATTATTAGTGAGGAAATGCATGGTTTTCAAGTACCAGTTTCTTTAAGAAAAGATGGTTTTGTAAGAAAGAATGTTTTTTTGGTAGGTGATGCTGCAGGTTTTGCAGATCCGTTATCTGCAGAAGGAATTACAAATGCTATTCTTTCAGGTAATATGGCTGCAGAATCAATTATTGAAAGTAAATTGAATGGCGAATTAGCAGAAAAATTATACAACGAAAAGTTAGAAGAACACCTTTTACCTGCACTAAGATCTGCTTTTAAATTGTCTAAGTTGTTTTATGAAAACGAAACAATGAGAAATCTTTTGATTAAAAAATATGGAGAAAGAATCTGTGAAAAGATGATTCAGATTATGATGGGAGAAAGTACCTACCCAACAGATATTATGAAAACGATAAAAAGAAAACTCAAAAAAGCTATTTTTTCATAA
- a CDS encoding HAD family phosphatase, whose amino-acid sequence MILPKGFLFDFDGVIVDSFESHYSAWTSSFKELFDKDITPFPKTHAGKSPMIIAEYFCSVIGEEKRTKELFLLKDEHIKTHFKVPKLLPGVREFTSLLSEEKIPYGIASNATKLFLKNSIHHLNLNFTTVFGVQDYVKPKPAPEAYILLAETLGFKDIDFKDIWVFEDSLTGTKAAKAAGMVAIGITTQYSEEELKEAGSVLVFPTLLEAYEYLTK is encoded by the coding sequence ATGATATTACCTAAAGGATTTTTATTTGATTTTGATGGCGTAATTGTAGATAGTTTTGAAAGCCATTATTCTGCATGGACTTCCTCTTTTAAAGAGTTATTTGATAAAGATATTACTCCGTTTCCTAAAACTCATGCAGGGAAATCCCCAATGATTATTGCTGAATATTTCTGCTCTGTTATTGGTGAGGAAAAACGTACCAAAGAATTATTCCTTTTAAAGGACGAACATATAAAAACACACTTTAAAGTACCTAAGTTATTACCTGGAGTTAGAGAGTTTACAAGCCTTTTGTCCGAAGAAAAAATACCTTACGGAATTGCAAGTAACGCCACAAAACTGTTTTTAAAAAACAGCATCCATCATTTAAACCTAAACTTTACTACCGTTTTTGGGGTACAAGATTATGTAAAACCAAAACCTGCACCAGAAGCCTATATTTTATTGGCAGAAACGCTAGGCTTTAAAGATATTGATTTTAAAGATATTTGGGTTTTTGAAGATAGTTTAACAGGAACAAAAGCGGCTAAAGCAGCAGGAATGGTTGCTATTGGAATTACAACGCAATATTCTGAAGAAGAGTTAAAAGAAGCTGGAAGTGTTTTAGTTTTTCCAACTTTATTGGAAGCTTATGAGTATTTGACTAAATAA
- a CDS encoding PA2169 family four-helix-bundle protein: MKYTEKISNKLNELLEKNYDAEKGYLNAAENVESPKLKIFFKNRASERSQFAKELRTEILLHGQIPEDDGSFKGTMHRNWMTLKSLFSSNDEEAILEESIRGEKANLEEYKEILLDDVFAPSTKKMLEEQQQKIQAAINLLMVKEELA, encoded by the coding sequence ATGAAGTACACAGAAAAAATTTCGAACAAATTAAACGAATTATTAGAGAAAAATTATGATGCCGAAAAAGGATATCTAAACGCTGCAGAAAATGTAGAAAGTCCTAAACTAAAGATTTTCTTTAAAAATAGAGCCTCAGAAAGAAGTCAGTTTGCAAAAGAACTTAGAACAGAGATTCTTTTACACGGACAAATACCAGAAGATGATGGTTCTTTTAAAGGAACAATGCATCGAAATTGGATGACTCTAAAATCGCTATTTAGCTCAAATGATGAAGAGGCAATTTTAGAAGAATCTATTAGAGGTGAAAAAGCAAATTTAGAAGAGTATAAAGAAATATTACTAGATGATGTTTTTGCTCCTTCCACAAAAAAAATGCTAGAAGAACAGCAACAAAAAATTCAAGCAGCTATTAATTTGCTAATGGTGAAAGAAGAGTTAGCCTAA
- a CDS encoding D-arabinono-1,4-lactone oxidase — protein MKQNKNGVWTSWNENLTYNYESLYKITSEEELQEVVKNSEKIRVFGNKQSSADIASGAATLIDIRTYNKIISSNDAELTITVQSGVILGDLLEAVEAKGWCIPCLPDINTITIGGALATGTHGTSGKLLSEYMTKCSIVLADGSIKIITDKDDLIDAIRVSLGVFGVFSEITFKCEPIYTLHVKEGPEDDSVWLPKINERLKKHDFLRILWLPHTDKGYVITGDKIDPNTEITEDLGPKYLKHRRTASKILYKYSHVFPWITAVANKLLYRGFFSSTKEHKGSLYQATVTKSRGSTLELAEWTIGLDVFPTVFEELKTEINKWSNKSFIHIPMDVRFVYKDKSWLSYAYEKDTVTMGCVSRNAATADTYEAFKSIEKIFLKHGGKPHWAKRFSAKDAELSKVYTKWEDFKLLRRELDPTNKFLNPYLTEIFNEKTNN, from the coding sequence ATGAAACAAAATAAAAACGGAGTTTGGACAAGTTGGAACGAGAATCTAACCTACAATTACGAATCTCTTTATAAAATTACTTCAGAAGAAGAGTTGCAAGAAGTTGTCAAAAATTCAGAAAAAATTCGTGTTTTTGGTAATAAACAATCTTCTGCTGATATTGCTTCTGGAGCCGCAACCTTAATTGACATTAGAACTTATAACAAAATTATTTCTTCTAATGATGCTGAACTTACAATTACAGTGCAATCTGGTGTAATTTTAGGAGATTTACTAGAAGCTGTAGAAGCAAAAGGTTGGTGTATTCCTTGCTTGCCAGATATTAATACCATTACAATTGGTGGCGCTTTAGCAACAGGAACTCATGGTACAAGTGGTAAACTTCTTTCTGAGTACATGACCAAGTGTAGTATTGTTCTTGCAGATGGTTCTATTAAAATTATTACAGACAAAGATGATTTAATTGATGCTATAAGAGTTTCTTTGGGTGTTTTTGGTGTGTTTTCTGAAATTACTTTTAAGTGCGAACCTATTTACACTTTACACGTAAAAGAAGGTCCGGAAGATGATAGTGTTTGGTTGCCTAAAATTAATGAACGTTTAAAAAAACATGATTTTCTAAGAATCTTATGGCTTCCCCATACTGATAAAGGATATGTTATTACAGGTGATAAAATAGACCCAAATACAGAAATCACAGAAGATTTAGGTCCTAAATATTTAAAACATAGAAGAACAGCATCTAAAATATTGTATAAATATTCACACGTTTTTCCTTGGATTACAGCCGTTGCAAACAAACTTTTATATAGAGGTTTTTTTAGCTCTACAAAAGAACACAAAGGCTCGCTATACCAAGCTACCGTTACAAAATCTAGAGGATCTACTTTAGAATTAGCAGAATGGACCATTGGTTTAGATGTTTTTCCTACAGTTTTTGAAGAATTAAAAACAGAAATAAATAAATGGAGCAACAAATCGTTTATTCATATTCCTATGGATGTTCGTTTTGTGTACAAAGACAAATCTTGGTTAAGCTATGCTTACGAAAAAGACACTGTTACTATGGGGTGTGTTTCTAGAAATGCAGCAACTGCAGATACCTATGAAGCTTTTAAAAGTATTGAAAAAATATTTTTAAAACACGGAGGAAAACCACATTGGGCAAAACGTTTTTCCGCTAAAGATGCAGAACTTTCTAAAGTGTATACAAAATGGGAAGATTTTAAACTTTTAAGAAGAGAATTAGATCCAACTAACAAATTTTTAAATCCGTATTTAACGGAAATATTCAACGAAAAAACAAATAACTAA
- the dnaE gene encoding DNA polymerase III subunit alpha codes for MYLIFDTETTGLPKSWNAPITDTDNWPRCIQIAWQLHDEMGNVLEHNDFLIQPDNFNIPYDAERIHGISTELAAEQGIPLSEGLVLFNEALAKTKFIVGQNLQFDLNIMGCEFHRLGVENNLNSLPILDTCTEKTATMCQIPGGRGGKFKLPTLTELHNHLFGVGFGEAHNATADVEATTRCFLELIRLREYTKEQLDVDDDYFKNFSEANPKPIQVIGLKHINLKKESDIIRQRLEKLKGTATTKSTSDGLAELENVQFSHLHNHTQYSVLQSTMQLGNIVKAAAKDNMPAVAMTDTANMMGAFHFVNAVLNHNKSADTPMKPIIGCEFNICEDHKNKSQKDNGYQVVLLAKNKKGYHNLAKLSSAAFVDGFYYVPRIDKALVEQYKEDIIVLTGNLYGEVPSKILNLGEKQAEDALIWWKEQFNDDLYIELMRHDQQDEKIVNETLLKFSKKHDVKIIATNNTFYLEQKDANAHDILLCVKDGEKQSTPIGKGRGYRYGLPNDQYYFKSTDEMKTLFADIPEAISNIQEIVDKIEIFTLARDVLLPAFNIGDEFNDPADEVDGGKRGENNFLKHLTFEGAKKRYGEITELIKERLDFELEVIEKTGYPGYFLIVEDFIRAARRMDVAVGPGRGSAAGSVVAYCLWITNIDPIKYDLLFERFLNPERVSMPDIDIDFDDEGRGRVMDYVIDKYGANQVAQIITYGTMAAKSSIRDTARVLDLPLFEADRIAKLIPGIKLKNIFGDDAKSKGKVDGLRAEEKVLIEELKQMSYGNDLVSETINKATILEGSVRNTGIHACGVIITPGDITNYVPVALAKDSDMYVTQFDNSVVEDAGLLKMDFLGLKTLTLIKDTVKIVKARHNILLDPETFPLDDVKTYELFQRGETVGIFQYESPGMQKHMRSLKPTVFADLIAMNALYRPGPMEYIPSFINRKHGTEDIEYDLPAMEEYLAETYGITVYQEQVMLLSQKLADFTKGEADVLRKAMGKKQIAVLDKMKPKFVEQAAAKGHDPVKLEKIWKDWEAFASYAFNKSHSTCYAWIAYQTAYLKAHYPAEYMASVLSNNMKDIKAVSFFMEECKRMELQVFGPDLNESFLKFSVNNEGAVRFGMAAVKGVGAGAVRAIIKEREENGNYNSIFDLSKRVDLRAANKKSFDSLIKAGAFDSFTDTHRAQYFATDEKGMTFLERAMKFGHKYQENENSAQVSMFGEASTVQFPEPDIPECETWGTMELLQQEKEVIGIYISAHPLDDFKNEIKFCNASLKYFKADLAKFVNMNLAFAGIVTDVQHRVSKAGKGWAMFTVEDYGDSNEFRIFGEDYLRMQHFLVPNQFLFIRTTVQPGWTNKETGVVGEPRLKFLEMKLLHDIMDELCKKVTIQLPLSEIKEDSILNLESILKKTPGKQNLNFTIWDEKEKLEISLPSRNTKVHITNELLANLDQQQITYKLN; via the coding sequence ATGTACTTAATTTTTGATACAGAAACTACCGGTTTACCTAAAAGCTGGAATGCTCCTATTACAGATACGGACAACTGGCCTAGGTGTATTCAAATTGCATGGCAGCTCCATGATGAGATGGGAAATGTGTTAGAACACAACGATTTTCTAATACAACCAGACAACTTTAATATTCCGTACGATGCTGAAAGAATTCATGGAATTTCGACTGAATTGGCGGCAGAACAAGGTATTCCTTTAAGTGAAGGTTTGGTTTTATTTAATGAAGCGTTAGCTAAAACGAAGTTTATTGTTGGTCAGAATTTACAGTTCGACCTTAATATTATGGGATGTGAATTCCATAGATTGGGTGTAGAAAATAATTTAAACTCATTACCGATTCTCGATACTTGTACAGAGAAAACGGCAACAATGTGTCAGATTCCTGGGGGGCGTGGTGGTAAATTTAAACTACCAACTTTAACAGAATTACACAACCATTTATTTGGTGTTGGTTTTGGTGAGGCGCACAACGCAACTGCCGATGTTGAGGCTACAACTCGTTGTTTTTTAGAGTTAATTCGTTTAAGAGAATATACCAAAGAGCAGTTAGATGTAGATGATGATTATTTTAAAAATTTCTCGGAAGCGAACCCAAAACCGATTCAGGTAATTGGTTTAAAACACATCAACCTAAAAAAAGAGAGCGATATAATTCGCCAACGTTTAGAGAAATTAAAAGGTACTGCAACAACTAAATCTACATCAGATGGTTTAGCTGAGTTAGAAAACGTACAATTTTCTCATTTACACAACCATACACAATACTCTGTTTTACAATCTACCATGCAATTGGGTAATATTGTAAAAGCTGCAGCAAAAGACAATATGCCTGCAGTTGCCATGACGGATACGGCAAACATGATGGGTGCTTTCCATTTTGTAAATGCTGTTTTAAACCATAATAAATCTGCAGATACTCCAATGAAACCAATTATTGGTTGTGAGTTTAACATCTGTGAAGATCATAAAAACAAATCGCAAAAAGACAACGGTTATCAGGTTGTTTTGCTTGCTAAAAATAAAAAAGGGTATCACAATTTAGCAAAATTATCTTCTGCAGCCTTTGTAGATGGTTTTTACTATGTTCCTAGAATTGATAAAGCGCTTGTAGAACAATACAAAGAAGACATTATTGTTTTAACAGGTAACTTATATGGAGAAGTACCTAGTAAAATTCTGAATCTTGGAGAAAAACAAGCTGAAGATGCTTTAATTTGGTGGAAAGAACAATTTAACGACGATTTATATATTGAGTTGATGCGTCATGATCAGCAAGATGAAAAGATTGTAAATGAAACTTTATTAAAGTTTTCTAAAAAGCACGACGTTAAAATTATTGCCACCAACAATACGTTTTACTTAGAACAAAAAGATGCCAATGCACATGATATTTTATTATGTGTAAAAGATGGCGAAAAACAATCTACACCTATTGGTAAAGGGCGTGGTTATAGATACGGATTGCCTAATGACCAGTATTATTTTAAGTCTACGGACGAAATGAAAACGTTGTTTGCAGATATTCCTGAAGCAATTAGTAACATACAAGAAATTGTAGATAAAATTGAAATATTTACACTTGCAAGAGATGTTTTATTACCAGCCTTTAATATTGGTGATGAATTTAATGATCCGGCAGATGAAGTAGATGGAGGAAAACGTGGAGAAAATAACTTCTTAAAACATTTAACTTTTGAAGGTGCAAAAAAACGTTATGGAGAAATTACAGAACTTATTAAAGAACGGTTAGATTTCGAATTAGAGGTTATTGAAAAAACAGGATATCCTGGTTATTTCTTAATTGTAGAAGATTTTATTAGAGCAGCAAGAAGAATGGATGTTGCCGTAGGTCCTGGTAGGGGTTCTGCTGCCGGTTCTGTAGTTGCTTATTGCCTTTGGATTACAAATATAGATCCTATTAAATACGATTTACTTTTTGAGCGTTTCTTAAATCCAGAACGTGTATCGATGCCCGATATTGATATTGATTTTGATGACGAAGGTCGTGGACGTGTAATGGATTATGTAATTGATAAATATGGTGCAAACCAAGTTGCTCAGATTATTACCTACGGAACCATGGCTGCAAAATCTTCTATTAGAGATACTGCCAGAGTTTTAGATTTACCGCTTTTTGAAGCCGATAGAATTGCAAAATTAATTCCGGGTATTAAACTTAAAAATATTTTTGGTGATGATGCTAAAAGTAAAGGTAAAGTTGATGGTTTACGTGCCGAAGAAAAAGTCCTAATAGAAGAATTAAAACAAATGTCTTACGGAAACGACTTAGTTTCCGAAACAATAAACAAAGCCACTATTTTAGAAGGCTCTGTTAGAAATACCGGTATTCATGCCTGTGGTGTAATTATTACGCCTGGGGATATTACCAATTATGTTCCGGTTGCTTTGGCAAAAGATTCCGATATGTATGTTACCCAATTTGATAACTCTGTAGTAGAAGACGCAGGTTTATTAAAAATGGATTTCTTGGGATTAAAAACGCTGACTTTAATTAAAGACACCGTTAAAATTGTAAAAGCAAGACATAATATTCTATTAGACCCAGAAACGTTTCCTTTAGATGATGTAAAAACATACGAATTGTTCCAAAGAGGAGAAACCGTAGGTATTTTTCAATATGAATCTCCAGGAATGCAGAAACACATGCGTTCTTTAAAACCAACTGTTTTTGCCGATTTAATTGCCATGAATGCCTTGTACAGACCAGGTCCAATGGAATATATTCCGTCTTTTATTAATAGAAAACATGGTACTGAAGATATAGAATACGATTTACCTGCCATGGAAGAGTATTTGGCAGAAACATACGGAATTACAGTTTACCAAGAGCAAGTAATGCTTTTATCACAAAAACTGGCAGACTTTACCAAAGGTGAAGCCGATGTTTTGCGTAAGGCAATGGGTAAAAAACAAATTGCGGTACTAGACAAAATGAAACCAAAGTTTGTAGAACAAGCTGCTGCAAAAGGGCATGATCCTGTAAAATTAGAGAAAATATGGAAGGATTGGGAAGCCTTTGCAAGTTATGCCTTTAACAAATCTCACTCTACTTGTTATGCGTGGATCGCCTATCAAACTGCGTATTTAAAAGCACATTATCCTGCAGAATATATGGCTTCTGTACTTTCTAATAATATGAAAGATATTAAAGCTGTTTCTTTCTTTATGGAAGAATGTAAACGAATGGAATTGCAAGTTTTTGGTCCAGATTTAAATGAATCATTTTTAAAATTCTCTGTAAATAATGAAGGTGCTGTCCGTTTTGGAATGGCAGCCGTAAAAGGTGTTGGAGCCGGAGCAGTTAGAGCCATCATTAAAGAAAGAGAAGAAAACGGAAACTACAATTCAATTTTTGATTTATCTAAACGGGTAGATTTAAGAGCTGCCAATAAAAAATCTTTTGATAGTTTGATAAAAGCTGGTGCTTTCGATTCTTTTACAGATACTCACAGAGCACAATATTTTGCTACTGACGAAAAAGGAATGACCTTTTTAGAACGTGCCATGAAATTTGGACATAAATATCAAGAAAACGAAAACTCTGCTCAGGTTTCTATGTTTGGAGAAGCTTCTACAGTTCAGTTTCCAGAACCAGATATTCCAGAATGTGAAACTTGGGGAACTATGGAATTATTACAACAGGAAAAGGAAGTTATTGGTATATATATTTCTGCGCATCCTTTAGATGATTTTAAAAACGAAATAAAATTCTGCAACGCTTCTTTGAAATATTTTAAAGCAGATCTTGCAAAGTTTGTAAATATGAATTTAGCTTTTGCTGGTATTGTTACCGATGTACAACACCGAGTTTCTAAAGCAGGTAAAGGTTGGGCTATGTTTACCGTAGAAGATTATGGTGATAGTAATGAGTTTAGAATTTTTGGAGAAGATTACCTAAGGATGCAACACTTTTTAGTGCCTAATCAGTTCTTATTTATACGCACCACCGTGCAACCTGGATGGACCAATAAAGAAACAGGAGTTGTTGGTGAACCTAGATTAAAGTTTTTAGAAATGAAATTGTTACATGATATTATGGATGAACTCTGTAAAAAAGTAACCATTCAACTTCCTTTAAGTGAAATTAAAGAAGATTCTATTTTAAATTTAGAATCCATCTTAAAAAAGACACCGGGTAAACAAAATTTAAATTTCACTATTTGGGATGAGAAAGAAAAATTAGAAATTAGTTTACCTAGTAGAAATACGAAGGTTCACATAACCAATGAGTTGTTAGCCAATTTAGACCAACAACAAATTACCTATAAATTAAACTAA
- the gldA gene encoding gliding motility-associated ABC transporter ATP-binding subunit GldA — protein sequence MSIKVTSVSKVYKTQKALNNVSFSADKGQIIGFLGPNGAGKSTMMKILTGFIKPNEGEVFVDEIDVLQNPLDAQKSIGYLPEHNPLYTDMYVREYLQFQATIFKVDKSQIEICIEKVGLTAEAHKKIHQLSKGYQQRVGLAAAILHNPKVLILDEPTTGLDPNQLVEIRALIKELGKDKTVLFSTHIMQEVEAVCDRVIIIKKGELLIDKKLAELKENNQQVIEVTFDYKIEEQFINRLPNVVSYKNNYDNTWFITFESEEDMRPVIFDFAQENGLKILSLNTQNKNLETLFREVTA from the coding sequence ATGTCTATAAAAGTAACATCGGTTTCAAAAGTTTATAAAACTCAAAAAGCATTAAATAATGTTTCTTTTTCTGCGGATAAAGGCCAAATAATTGGCTTTCTAGGGCCAAATGGTGCAGGGAAATCTACAATGATGAAAATCTTAACAGGTTTTATAAAACCGAATGAAGGCGAAGTTTTTGTTGATGAAATTGATGTGTTACAAAATCCATTAGATGCACAAAAATCTATTGGGTATTTGCCAGAGCACAATCCTTTGTATACTGATATGTATGTGCGTGAATACTTACAGTTTCAAGCAACTATTTTTAAGGTTGATAAAAGCCAAATAGAAATTTGCATTGAAAAAGTTGGTTTAACTGCAGAAGCACATAAAAAAATACATCAATTATCTAAAGGATATCAGCAAAGAGTTGGTTTGGCGGCAGCAATTTTACACAACCCAAAAGTCTTAATTTTAGATGAGCCAACAACTGGTTTAGATCCGAATCAACTGGTAGAAATTAGAGCATTGATTAAAGAATTAGGAAAAGATAAAACGGTACTTTTTTCTACCCATATTATGCAAGAAGTAGAAGCGGTTTGCGATCGTGTAATCATCATTAAAAAAGGAGAACTTTTAATCGATAAAAAACTAGCAGAGCTCAAAGAGAATAATCAGCAAGTAATAGAAGTTACGTTTGATTATAAGATAGAAGAGCAATTCATAAACAGATTACCAAACGTGGTTTCTTATAAAAATAATTACGACAATACTTGGTTTATCACTTTTGAAAGTGAAGAAGATATGCGACCTGTTATTTTTGATTTTGCACAAGAAAACGGTTTAAAGATTCTTAGCTTAAATACCCAAAATAAGAATTTAGAAACGCTTTTTAGAGAGGTTACCGCTTAA